In Piliocolobus tephrosceles isolate RC106 chromosome 5, ASM277652v3, whole genome shotgun sequence, a single genomic region encodes these proteins:
- the LY6G6C gene encoding lymphocyte antigen 6 complex locus protein G6c produces MKALLLLTLSALLCWVSADIRCHSCYKVPVLGCVDRQSCRLEPGQQCLTTHAYLGKMWVFSNLRCGTPEEPCHEAFNQTNRKLGLTYNTTCCNKDNCNSAGPRPTPALGLVFLTSLAGLGLWLLH; encoded by the exons ATGAAAGCCCTTCTGCTGCTCACCCTGTCTGCTCTGCTCTGCTGGGTCTCAG CTGACATTCGCTGTCACTCCTGCTACAAGGTCCCTGTGCTGGGCTGTGTGGACCGGCAGTCCTGCCGCCTGGAGCCAGGACAGCAATGCCTGACAACACATGCATACCTTG GTAAGATGTGGGTTTTCTCCAATCTGCGCTGTGGCACACCAGAAGAGCCCTGTCATGAGGCCTTCAACCAAACCAACCGCAAGCTGGGCCTGACATATAACACCACCTGCTGCAACAAGGACAACTGCAACAGTGCAGGCCCCCGGCCCACTCCAGCCCTGGGCCTTGTCTTCCTTACCTCCTTGGCTGGCCTTGGCCTCTGGCTGCTGCACTGA
- the MPIG6B gene encoding megakaryocyte and platelet inhibitory receptor G6b isoform X2 — translation MAVFLQLLPLLLSRAQGNQGASLDGRPGDRVNLSCVGVSHPIRWVWAPSFPACKGLSKGRRPILWASSSGTPTVPPLQPFVGRLRSLDSGIRRLELLLSAGDSGTFFCKGRHEDESRTVLHVLGDRTYCKAPGPTHGSVYPQLLIPLLGAGLVLGLGALGLVWWLHRRLPPQPIGPLPRFALSPPHSSTCENRAPEASKGGRAQDSRGPGPGTEPALCGSGPSSPQQAPPAVHNGPC, via the exons ATGGCTGTGTTTCTGCAGCTGCTACCGCTGCTGCTCTCGAGGGCCCAAGGGAACCAAGGGG CTTCTCTGGACGGCCGCCCTGGGGACCGGGTGAATCTCTCTTGCGTAGGAGTCTCTCACCCCATCCGCTGGGTCTGGGCGCCCAGCTTTCCGGCCTGCAAGGGCCTCTCCAAAGGACGCCGACCGATCCTGTGGGCCTCTTCGAGCGGGACCCCCACCGTGCCTCCCCTCCAGCCCTTTGTAGGCCGCCTTCGCTCCCTGGACTCTGGTATCCGGCGGCTGGAGCTCCTCTTGAGCGCTGGGGACTCGGGCACCTTTTTCTGCAAGGGCCGCCACGAGGACGAGAGCCGCACAGTGCTTCACGTGCTGGGGGACAGGACCTATTGCAAGGCTCCCGGGCCTACCCATG GGTCCGTGTATCCCCAGCTCCTGATCCCGCTGCTGGGCGCTGGACTGGTGCTGGGACTGGGAGCTTTGGGCCTGGTCTGGTGGCTGCACAG gcgcctgcccccgCAACCGATTGGACCACTCCCTAGATTTG CTCTGTCCCCTCCACATAGCTCCACTTGTGAAAACCGAGCCCCAGAGGCCAGTAAAGGAGGAAGAGCCCAAGATTCCAGGGGACCTGGACCAGGAACCG aGCCTGCTCTATGCGGATCTGGACCATCTAGCCCTCAGCAGGCCCCGCCGGCTGTCCACAATGGACCCTGCTGA
- the MPIG6B gene encoding megakaryocyte and platelet inhibitory receptor G6b isoform X1 has protein sequence MAVFLQLLPLLLSRAQGNQGASLDGRPGDRVNLSCVGVSHPIRWVWAPSFPACKGLSKGRRPILWASSSGTPTVPPLQPFVGRLRSLDSGIRRLELLLSAGDSGTFFCKGRHEDESRTVLHVLGDRTYCKAPGPTHGSVYPQLLIPLLGAGLVLGLGALGLVWWLHRRLPPQPIGPLPRFAPLVKTEPQRPVKEEEPKIPGDLDQEPSLLYADLDHLALSRPRRLSTMDPADASTIYAVVV, from the exons ATGGCTGTGTTTCTGCAGCTGCTACCGCTGCTGCTCTCGAGGGCCCAAGGGAACCAAGGGG CTTCTCTGGACGGCCGCCCTGGGGACCGGGTGAATCTCTCTTGCGTAGGAGTCTCTCACCCCATCCGCTGGGTCTGGGCGCCCAGCTTTCCGGCCTGCAAGGGCCTCTCCAAAGGACGCCGACCGATCCTGTGGGCCTCTTCGAGCGGGACCCCCACCGTGCCTCCCCTCCAGCCCTTTGTAGGCCGCCTTCGCTCCCTGGACTCTGGTATCCGGCGGCTGGAGCTCCTCTTGAGCGCTGGGGACTCGGGCACCTTTTTCTGCAAGGGCCGCCACGAGGACGAGAGCCGCACAGTGCTTCACGTGCTGGGGGACAGGACCTATTGCAAGGCTCCCGGGCCTACCCATG GGTCCGTGTATCCCCAGCTCCTGATCCCGCTGCTGGGCGCTGGACTGGTGCTGGGACTGGGAGCTTTGGGCCTGGTCTGGTGGCTGCACAG gcgcctgcccccgCAACCGATTGGACCACTCCCTAGATTTG CTCCACTTGTGAAAACCGAGCCCCAGAGGCCAGTAAAGGAGGAAGAGCCCAAGATTCCAGGGGACCTGGACCAGGAACCG aGCCTGCTCTATGCGGATCTGGACCATCTAGCCCTCAGCAGGCCCCGCCGGCTGTCCACAATGGACCCTGCTGATGCCTCCACCATCTATGCAGTTGTAGTTTGA
- the MPIG6B gene encoding megakaryocyte and platelet inhibitory receptor G6b isoform X3, with the protein MAVFLQLLPLLLSRAQGNQGASLDGRPGDRVNLSCVGVSHPIRWVWAPSFPACKGLSKGRRPILWASSSGTPTVPPLQPFVGRLRSLDSGIRRLELLLSAGDSGTFFCKGRHEDESRTVLHVLGDRTYCKAPGPTHGACPRNRLDHSLDLLCPLHIAPLVKTEPQRPVKEEEPKIPGDLDQEPSLLYADLDHLALSRPRRLSTMDPADASTIYAVVV; encoded by the exons ATGGCTGTGTTTCTGCAGCTGCTACCGCTGCTGCTCTCGAGGGCCCAAGGGAACCAAGGGG CTTCTCTGGACGGCCGCCCTGGGGACCGGGTGAATCTCTCTTGCGTAGGAGTCTCTCACCCCATCCGCTGGGTCTGGGCGCCCAGCTTTCCGGCCTGCAAGGGCCTCTCCAAAGGACGCCGACCGATCCTGTGGGCCTCTTCGAGCGGGACCCCCACCGTGCCTCCCCTCCAGCCCTTTGTAGGCCGCCTTCGCTCCCTGGACTCTGGTATCCGGCGGCTGGAGCTCCTCTTGAGCGCTGGGGACTCGGGCACCTTTTTCTGCAAGGGCCGCCACGAGGACGAGAGCCGCACAGTGCTTCACGTGCTGGGGGACAGGACCTATTGCAAGGCTCCCGGGCCTACCCATG gcgcctgcccccgCAACCGATTGGACCACTCCCTAGATTTG CTCTGTCCCCTCCACATAGCTCCACTTGTGAAAACCGAGCCCCAGAGGCCAGTAAAGGAGGAAGAGCCCAAGATTCCAGGGGACCTGGACCAGGAACCG aGCCTGCTCTATGCGGATCTGGACCATCTAGCCCTCAGCAGGCCCCGCCGGCTGTCCACAATGGACCCTGCTGATGCCTCCACCATCTATGCAGTTGTAGTTTGA